In one Bombyx mori chromosome 22, ASM3026992v2 genomic region, the following are encoded:
- the LOC101745520 gene encoding cholinesterase 2 yields the protein MLRPVTLAVVVVALLSAAGARLRVDPLVETRKGLIKGLRSENGEFSKFLGVPYALVDEDNPFGSSVPHPGFEETFEAFDDSVVCPQLTDNVAVGSLQCLNLNIYVPNTATSRNKRPVMIWIHGGGFMSGSGTSRDYSFEDLVRHDVIIVSVNYRLGAFGFFCLDSADVPGNQGLKDQVLALKWIKENIEAFGGDTSKITLFGESAGGVAVELHLLTEQEKFFNQVIVQSASAFIPGAIMKPDNSIPIRIASRLGFETDNFVEAIAFLADQDPLLVVGATRSDGPVTLTDATFGLFRACIENEYNGVYRFLANTPENLDPKKLRNIPVIYGMNDREMLTLHALISPEEYEQPAIRNYMNIAFDLKENEIEEDVTHFYIADEPFNPEVFDKFINFASNYYFHYPVERSLKKILNAGNEDIYYYVFSYDGGRNAMKNHLGITAPGAAHADELGYLLAVDLQPGELVAEEDQLVIDRITTLWTNFAKFGNPTPETSDLLPVVWSPVTASRRPFLEIGADFGLKSRPFHDRMAFWDLFYKLYGKLERIH from the exons ATGCTACGACCAGTGACTCTAGCGGTGGTCGTGGTCGCCTTGTTGTCGGCGGCGGGGGCGAGGCTGAGAGTAGACCCGCTCGTTGAGACCCGGAAGGGACTCATCAAGGGTCTTAGGTCCGAAAATGGAGAGTTCTCCAAGTTCCTGGGTGTGCCCTACGCGTTAGTAGACGAGGATAATCCTTTTGGG TCCTCAGTGCCGCACCCCGGCTTCGAGGAGACATTCGAGGCGTTCGACGATTCCGTGGTTTGTCCTCAACTCACCGACAATGTCGCGGTCGGAAGCCTCCAGTGCTTGAACCTGAACATCTACGTGCCCAACACGGCGACGTCGCGGAATAAGCGCCCGGTGATGATTTGGATCCACGGAGGGGGCTTCATGTCTGGCAGCGGAACTAGCAGAGATTACTCCTTCGAAGATCTGGTCCGACATGACGTTATCATTGTGTCGGTTAACTACCGGCTTGGAGCGTTTGGATTCTTTTGTTTGGACAGCGCCGATGTTCCTGGGAATCAGGGGTTGAAGGACCAAGTTCTTGCTTTAAAATGGATCAAGGAAAATATCGAGGCTTTCGGGGGAGATACCTCTAAGATAACTCTGTTCGGGGAAAGTGCGGGAGGCGTCGCCGTCGAGCTACACCTACTAACCGAGCAAGAGAAGTTCTTCAACCAGGTCATCGTTCAGAGCGCATCCGCCTTTATTCCTGGAGCCATCATGAAACCTGACAACAGTATCCCGATACGAATAGCCAGCCGATTGGGATTCGAAACTGACAACTTCGTAGAAGCTATAGCGTTTTTAGCCGATCAAGACCCGCTCCTGGTGGTCGGAGCGACTAGATCTGATGGCCCGGTCACTTTGACGGACGCCACCTTCGGCTTGTTCAGAGCTTGtatcgaaaatgaatataatGGAGTTTATAGATTTCTTGCTAATACTCCAGAAAATTTAGACCCTAAAAAGCTTCGCAATATTCCGGTTATCTACGGAATGAACGATCGAGAAATGCTAACTCTGCACGCCTTGATCAGCCCGGAAGAATATGAGCAGCCGGCCATTAGAAACTACATGAATATAGCTTTCGACTTGAAGGAGAACGAGATAGAAGAAGACGTAACTCATTTCTACATCGCAGACGAACCCTTCAATCCGGAGGTCTTTgataaattcattaattttgcTTCAAACTACTACTTTCATTATCCCGTCGAGCGGTCCCTTAAGAAGATATTGAACGCGGGCAACGAAGACATATATTACTATGTATTCTCGTACGATGGCGGTCGAAACGCTATGAAAAACCATCTTGGAATAACAGCGCCGGGCGCGGCGCACGCGGACGAGCTCGGCTACCTGCTGGCCGTGGACTTGCAGCCGGGTGAGCTTGTTGCGGAGGAGGATCAACTAGTCATTGACAGAATCACTACGCTTTGGACCAATTTTGCTAAGTTCGG CAATCCGACCCCTGAAACATCTGACCTGCTGCCAGTCGTGTGGTCGCCAGTGACGGCGAGCAGGCGGCCCTTCCTGGAGATCGGCGCCGACTTCGGACTCAAGAGCAGGCCTTTCCACGACCGCATGGCCTTCTGGGATCTCTTCTACAAGCTGTATGGAAAACTGGAACGCATTCACTAA